One part of the Arabidopsis thaliana chromosome 1 sequence genome encodes these proteins:
- a CDS encoding Cysteine/Histidine-rich C1 domain family protein (Cysteine/Histidine-rich C1 domain family protein; FUNCTIONS IN: zinc ion binding; EXPRESSED IN: root; CONTAINS InterPro DOMAIN/s: DC1 (InterPro:IPR004146), Zinc finger, PHD-type (InterPro:IPR001965), C1-like (InterPro:IPR011424); BEST Arabidopsis thaliana protein match is: Cysteine/Histidine-rich C1 domain family protein (TAIR:AT3G13760.1); Has 1508 Blast hits to 616 proteins in 27 species: Archae - 0; Bacteria - 0; Metazoa - 7; Fungi - 0; Plants - 1486; Viruses - 0; Other Eukaryotes - 15 (source: NCBI BLink).) yields MGFEDGPRCLMSHPAHPSHNLSVRYRFNFRIGCFTCGGKAAATTPDCLYYYCTTCEVTFHNGCHQRPRRITHPYHLQHPLTLFYRNPETRVISNIIPDACPGKIEDTSGPEKYEFVDIVPYKSDIIFNKCTWCAKDFKGDWFYRCLICSFCLDLSCAATLPLLTITNPKSHHHSLVFLPRPLLVPCDACGLVDGLEPSYACFQCNYMVHQNCIDLPRVIKITRHPHRLSHTPYCSSLTSSCQICYKEVDIKYGQYSCHLQDCFYVVHSKCATHENVWDGKELEWEIESDETEDISPFRNLGDGFIKHFCHKHRLKLKNHDGARDTEKQCRACIYPIVSHQFYHCKKCNYSLHEVCAGLSRKLDHALHNHTLILSPSPGKFCCSACSRESTGFSYICSNKGCQDFVLDVRCISVLEYFIHRSHEHPIFISTSYNSKDEILCKVCKKRCLGAHLQCTLCEFTMCYSCAIIPDEIHYKFDKHPLTLSCGESADNTYWCEVCEKQLDPKEWFYTCNKCCITIHLHCIFGSSVFMKPGSIFRDYYGKVQVFRNNSNTRQLCYMCHNRCTGLIFYEGYRRNATYYYNHSNRSTHRMIFCSLECEILGMRKRRLIRLPR; encoded by the coding sequence ATGGGTTTTGAAGATGGACCAAGATGTCTTATGTCTCATCCAGCTCACCCTTCTCATAACTTGTCCGTTCGATACAGATTCAACTTTCGTATCGGTTGCTTTACATGTGGCGGGAAAGCAGCTGCTACGACGCCGGATTGTCTCTACTACTACTGCACCACCTGCGAGGTGACGTTCCACAATGGTTGCCATCAACGTCCAAGAAGGATAACACATCCTTATCACCTCCAACATCCTCTTACTCTCTTCTATCGAAACCCCGAAACCAGAGTTATATCCAACATCATCCCTGATGCTTGTCCTGGTAAAATTGAGGATACATCAGGTCCAGAGAAGTATGAATTCGTGGATATCGTCCCGTATAAGTCTGATATCATATTCAACAAATGCACTTGGTGTGCAAAAGATTTCAAAGGTGATTGGTTTTATCGTTGTTTGATCTGTAGTTTTTGCTTGGATCTCTCTTGTGCGGCAACTCTTCCACTTCTTACTATTACAAACCCGAAAAGCCATCACCACTCTCTCGTCTTCTTACCCCGGCCATTATTAGTTCCATGTGATGCTTGTGGGTTGGTTGACGGGTTGGAACCAAGTTATGCTTGTTTCCAATGTAATTACATGGTTCATCAGAATTGCATAGACTTACCCCGAGTCATAAAAATCACGCGTCACCCGCACCGGCTCTCTCATACTCCTTATTGTTCATCTTTGACTTCGTCATGCCAAATCTGCTATAAAGAGGTTGATATCAAGTATGGGCAATATTCTTGCCATCTCCAAGATTGTTTTTATGTAGTCCATTCTAAATGTGCAACACATGAAAATGTTTGGGATGGGAAGGAACTCGAGTGGGAAATCGAGTCTGATGAAACTGAAGATATTTCACCTTTTAGGAACCTAGGTGATGGTTTCATAAAGCATTTTTGTCACAAACACCGTTTGAAGCTCAAGAATCATGATGGTGCTCGAGACACAGAAAAGCAATGTCGAGCGTGCATATATCCAATTGTTTCTCACCAATTTTACCATTGCAAGAAATGCAATTACTCTCTCCACGAGGTATGTGCTGGCCTTTCTCGAAAACTGGATCATGCATTGCACAATCACACTCTTATCCTATCTCCATCTCCCGGAAAGTTTTGTTGTTCAGCTTGTTCCCGAGAATCCACTGGTTTCAGTTACATATGCTCTAATAAAGGTTGCCAAGATTTTGTTCTAGATGTTCGATGCATCTCAGTGCTAGAGTATTTCATCCATAGAAGTCACGAACATCCCATTTTTATCTCCACATCCTACAACAGTAAAGACGAGATCCTCTGCAAAGTTTGCAAGAAAAGATGTTTGGGGGCTCATCTACAGTGTACGTTATGCGAGTTTACTATGTGTTACTCATGTGCTATCATTCCAGATGAAATACACTACAAATTTGACAAGCATCCTCTCACCCTTTCTTGTGGGGAAAGCGCGGATAACACGTATTGGTGCGAGGTGTGTGAAAAACAATTGGATCCAAAAGAATGGTTCTACACATGTAACAAATGTTGCATCACCATCCACCTTCATTGCATATTTGGATCTTCTGTCTTTATGAAACCTGGTTCCATATTTCGTGATTATTATGGAAAGGTGCAAGTTTTTCGAAACAATAGTAACACTCGACAACTCTGTTATATGTGTCACAACCGTTGTACCGGTTTGATCTTCTACGAAGGCTACAGAAGGAATGCTACATATTACTACAATCATAGCAATCGATCAACTCATAGAATGATTTTTTGCTCTTTGGAATGTGAGATATTAGGGATGAGAAAACGTCGTCTCATCCGTCTTCCGAGGTAA
- a CDS encoding uncharacterized protein (unknown protein; BEST Arabidopsis thaliana protein match is: unknown protein (TAIR:AT1G35500.1); Has 6 Blast hits to 6 proteins in 2 species: Archae - 0; Bacteria - 0; Metazoa - 0; Fungi - 0; Plants - 6; Viruses - 0; Other Eukaryotes - 0 (source: NCBI BLink).), protein MTLDSPNSMHAPSKEHIRKHTWFCSKEGGGLAKILSNEEEGCNKGFLNALTEDKWLATQKIDPPCAVYVSTGHGASDGPRVSSPAINEVVKWEGKCRTPLPSTVACLVVSRMK, encoded by the exons ATGACCTTGGATAGCCCTAACTCAATGCACGCACCATCAAAGGAGCACATTAGGAAACACACATGGTTTTGCAGCAAAGAGGGTGGAGGTCTTGCAAAAATTCTCTCAAATGAAGAGGAAGGTTGCAACAAGGGTTTCTTAAATG CGCTAACAGAGGACAAGTGGCTTGCCACCCAAAAGATAGATCCGCCGTGCGCCGTCTACGTCTCCACCGGACATGGCGCATCTGACGGTCCAAGAGTGAGTTCTCCTGCCATCAACGAG GTGGTGAAGTGGGAGGGCAAATGCCGGACCCCATTGCCTTCCACCGTCGCTTGTCTTGTTGTCTCCAGAATGAAATGA